A stretch of the Nakaseomyces glabratus chromosome L, complete sequence genome encodes the following:
- a CDS encoding uncharacterized protein (CAGL0L09911g~Putative adhesin-like cell wall protein; predicted GPI-anchor), which yields MNPSFIIFFFLQILVRSVRADVTISADQTASTDVLYSEPVSILKDVKYTVNADTLQFTNGLNNAGTLVFADTVGSDAEQKLVVSNGDFINSGEVDVTCNSVTTPSYMFNVANFKNEGTMYFKGTQNGVQYGANQVTLISTTESIVNDGSMTFDGIENAYLKSSGTITNNGKISVQYNSGFAVSQSILGSGSIELGLATTLWFDDPSNTDISGQKVIQTEGSVIVFDTTKLTKPFTVNFGKFGGQNLFAVTTPVTSTSYDSITGILTIKVNGQDISLVLGTNLDPFGFIASPVSNPVTSPLDGQQHQIYTIVYSGVSVPPLPSPETKTITEKGVEHEVVVSYISTTSDNQLVTITTTSTIIPPFPKGTTSLLVENDVTIYDVYSYFIATNDQGAEYTATTILSYSPPAPTTVTIYQNHEHIQEVYSYYITVDGEGKIITESKLVSSTISYDPAPGPETKIVDLGNEVTEYDVISYYTTVDENGKVITTSTVDKFSPPPVSTITIYENHEHIVDVYSYFITVDGDGKIITDSKIISSSISYDPAPGPETKIVDLGNEVTEYDVISYYTTVDENGKVITTSTVDKFSPPPVSTITIYENHEHIVDVYSYFITVDGDGKIITDSKIISSSISYDPAPGPETKIVDLGNEVTEYDVISYYTTVDENGKVITTSTTTKYSPPPLTVTATTASDYVESDWISFFITVDEKGDIVTSSTLFNATRDYKLPEAPHTSFGPAPPVETHTVVLENNMTNYEVVSYWTTTNEFGGLITTSSTSTYSAPPLTVTATTASDYVESDWISFFITVDEKGDIVTSSTLFNATRDYKLPEAPHTSFGPAPPVETHTVVLENNMTNYEVVSYWTTTNEFGGLITTSSTSTYSAPPLTVTATTASDYVESDWISFFITVDEKGDIVTSSTLFNATRDYKLPEAPHTSFGPAPPVETHTVVLENNMTNYEVVSYWTTTNEFGGLITTSSTSTYSAPPLTVTATTASDYVESDWISFFITVDEKGDIVTSSTLFNATRDYKLPEAPHTSFGPAPPVETHTVVLENNMTNYEVVSYWTTTNEFGGLITTSSTSTYSAPPLTVTATTASDYVESDWISFFITVDEKGDIVTSSTLFNATRDYKLPEAPHTSFGPAPPVETHTVVLENNMTNYEVVSYWTTTNEFGGLITTSSTSTYSAPPLTVTATTASDYVESDWISFFITVDEKGDIVTSSTLFNATRDYKLPEAPHTSFGPAPPVETHTVVLENNMTNYEVVSYWTTTNEFGGLITTSSTSTYSAPPLTVTATTASDYVESDWISFFITVDEKGDIVTSSTLFNATRDYKLPEAPHTSFGPAPPVETHTVVLENNMTNYEVVSYWTTTNEFGGLITTSSTSTYSAPPLTVTATTASDYVESDWISFFITVDEKGDIVTSSTLFNATRDYKLPEAPHTSFGPAPPVETHTVVLENNMTNYEVVSYWTTTNEFGGLITTSSTSTYSAPPLTVTATTAPDYVESDWISFFITVDEKGDIVTSSTLFNATRDYKLPEAPHTSFGPAPPVETHTVVLENNMTNYEVVSYWTTTNEFGGLITTSSTSTYSAPPLTVTATTASDYVESDWISFFITVDEKGDIVTSSTLFNATRDYKLPEAPHTSFGPAPPVETHTVVLENNMTNYEVVSYWTTTNEFGGLITTSSTSTYSAPPLTVTATTASDYVESDWISFFITVDEKGDIVTSSTLFNATRDYKLPEAPHTSFGPAPPVETHTVVLENNMTNYEVVSYWTTTNEFGGLITTSSTSTYSAPPLTVTATTASDYVESDWISFFITVDEKGDIVTSSTLFNATRDYKLPEAPHTSFGPAPPVETHTVVLENNMTNYEVVSYWTTTNEFGGLITTSSTSTYSAPPLTVTATTASDYVESDWISFFITVDEKGDIVTSSTLFNATRDYKLPEAPHTSFGPAPPVETHTVVLENNMTNYEVVSYWTTTNEFGGLITTSSTSTYSAPPLTVTATTASDYVESDWISFFITVDEKGDIVTSSTLFNATRDYKLPEAPHTSFGPAPPVETHTVVLENNMTNYEVVSYWTTTNEFGGLITTSSTSTYSAPPLTVTATTASDYVESDWISFFITVDEKGDIVTSSTLFNATRDYKLPEAPHTSFGPAPPVETHTVVLENNMTNYEVVSYWTTTNEFGGLITTSSTSTYSAPPLTVTATTAPDYVESDWISFFITVDEKGDIVTSSTLFNATRDYKLPEAPHTSFGPAPPVETHTVVLENNMTNYEVVSYWTTTNEFGGLITTSSTSTYSAPPLTVTATTASDYVESDWISFFITVDEKGDIVTSSTLFNATRDYKLPEAPHTSFGPAPPVETHTVVLENNMTNYEVVSYWTTTNEFGGLITTSSTSTYSAPPLTVTATTASDYVESDWISFFITVDEKGDIVTSSTLFNATRDYKLPEAPHTSFGPAPPVETHTVVLENNMTNYEVVSYWTTTNEFGGLITTSSTSTYSAPPLTVTATTASDYVESDWISFFITVDEKGDIVTSSTLFNATRDYKLPEAPHTSFGPAPPVETHTVVLENNMTNYEVVSYWTTTNEFGGLITTSSTSTYSAPPLTVTATTASDYVESDWISFFITVDEKGDIVTSSTLFNATRDYKLPEAPHTSFGPAPPVETHTVVLENNMTNYEVVSYWTTTNEFGGLITTSSTSTYSAPPLTVTATTASDYVESDWISFFITVDEKGDIVTSSTLFNATRDYKLPEAPHTSFGPAPPVETHTVVLENNMTNYEVVSYWTTTNEFGGLITTSSTSTYSAPPLTVTATTASDYVESDWISFFITVDEKGDIVTSSTLFNATRDYKLPEAPHTSFGPAPPVETHTVVLENNMTNYEVVSYWTTTNEFGGLITTSSTSTYSAPPLTVTATTASDYVESDWISFFITVDEKGDIVTSSTLFNATRDYKLPDAPYTFLGDHTTVITSGGKPTTVVVSHITTTDSNGHSTVIETTLPVGSGSNDHTTVITSGGKPTTVVVSHITTTDSNGHSTVIETTLPVGSGSIDHTTVITSGGKPTTVVVSHITTTDSNGNTVTIQQYPTLGEPSTSNRPTNVAQPQPAAGNSARHSSSSNDLNSSSSSRSTTTLEGNSIIPSASQSIFSGAPGHTNSISDTYKGSASQISMKWGSLSMVLIMLILNI from the coding sequence atgaatccttctttcatcatattttttttcctgcAAATACTAGTACGGTCGGTACGGGCTGATGTTACAATATCAGCGGACCAGACCGCTAGCACCGACGTGCTGTACTCTGAGCCTGTGAGTATATTAAAGGACGTCAAGTACACCGTGAATGCGGATACCCTACAGTTCACTAACGGTCTGAATAATGCCGGTACGCTGGTCTTTGCAGATACAGTAGGTTCCGACGCCGAGCAAAAGTTAGTTGTCTCCAACGGGGACTTCATAAACAGTGGTGAAGTCGATGTTACATGTAACTCAGTCACCACTCCCTCGTACATGTTCAACGTCGCGAATTTCAAGAATGAAGGTACCATGTATTTCAAAGGTACTCAGAACGGTGTGCAATACGGTGCTAACCAAGTCACACTGATATCAACAACCGAGAGTATTGTGAATGATGGGTCTATGACCTTTGATGGTATCGAAAATGCATACTTGAAATCCAGCGGTACTATTACAAACAACGGTAAGATAAGTGTCCAGTACAACTCAGGTTTTGCCGTGAGTCAGTCCATCTTAGGTTCAGGTAGTATCGAACTGGGCTTAGCTACCACACTGTGGTTTGATGACCCTAGTAACACCGACATTAGTGGCCAAAAAGTTATCCAAACGGAAGGTTCAGTGATCGTTTTCGACACCACAAAATTGACGAAGCCTTTCACAGTTAATTTCGGTAAATTTGGTGGACAGAATCTGTTCGCTGTAACTACACCAGTAACAAGTACCAGCTATGATAGTATCACTGGTATCCTCACAATTAAAGTGAATGGGCAAGATATTAGCCTTGTACTAGGAACTAATTTGGACCCATTCGGTTTTATCGCTTCACCTGTTAGTAACCCAGTTACCTCGCCATTGGATGGTCAACAGCATCAGATTTACACAATTGTATATTCTGGTGTGAGCGTTCCACCATTACCATCTCcagaaacaaaaacaatcaCTGAGAAAGGTGTAGAACACGAAGTTGTCGTTTCTTATATCTCAACTACCAGTGATAACCAATTGGTAACCATCACTACAACGTCGACTATCATTCCACCATTTCCAAAAGGCACCACATCTTTACTTGTTGAGAATGATGTGACCATATATGATGTCTATTCCTATTTCATTGCCACAAATGATCAAGGTGCTGAGTATACTGCAACTACTATTTTAAGTTATTCTCCACCTGCCCCTACCACAGTAACCATCTACCAGAACCATGAACACATTCAAGAGGTTTATTCGTACTACATTACTGTTGATGGAGAAGGAAAGATTATAACGGAAAGCAAATTGGTTTCCTCAACAATCAGTTATGATCCAGCTCCGGGACCTGAGACGAAGATcgttgatctgggcaacgaagttACTGAATATGATGTGATATCATACTACACtactgttgatgagaacgGCAAAGTGATCACAACGAGTACAGTGGACAAGTTCAGTCCACCACCAGTATCGACTATTACTATCTATGAGAACCACGAGCACATAGTTGATGTGTACTCGTActtcatcacagttgatgGAGACGGTAAGATTATTACTGACAGCAAGATTATTTCGTCTTCAATCAGTTATGATCCAGCTCCTGGACCTGAGACGAAGATCGTTGATCTAGGCAACGAAGTTACTGAATATGATGTGATATCATACTACACtactgttgatgagaacgGCAAAGTGATCACAACGAGTACAGTTGACAAGTTCAGTCCACCACCAGTATCGACTATTACTATCTATGAGAACCACGAGCACATAGTTGATGTGTACTCGTActtcatcacagttgatgGAGACGGTAAGATTATTACTGACAGCAAGATTATTTCGTCTTCAATCAGTTATGATCCAGCTCCTGGACCTGAGACGAAGATCGTTGATCTAGGCAACGAAGTTACTGAATATGATGTGATATCATACTACACtactgttgatgagaacgGCAAAGTGATCACAACAAGTACCACTACGAAGTACAGTCctccacctttgactgtgaccgccactactgcgtctgactatgttgagagcgactggatctcattcttcatcacagttgatgagaagggagacattgttaccagcagcactctgttcaatgccactcgtgactacaagttgcctgaggccccacacacttcgtttggccctgcacctccagtggagacgcacacagttgttcttgagaacaacatgacgaactacgaggttgtatcttactggaccaccaccaacgagtttggtgggttgatcaccacgagcagcaccagcacgtacagcgctccacctttgactgtgaccgccactactgcgtctgactatgttgagagcgactggatctcattcttcatcacagttgatgagaagggagacattgttaccagcagcactctgttcaatgccactcgtgactacaagttgcctgaggccccacacacttcgtttggccctgcacctccagtggagacgcacacagttgttcttgagaacaacatgacgaactacgaggttgtatcttactggaccaccaccaacgagtttggtgggttgatcaccacgagcagcaccagcacgtacagcgctccacctttgactgtgaccgccactactgcgtctgactatgttgagagcgactggatctcattcttcatcacagttgatgagaagggagacattgttaccagcagcactctgttcaatgccactcgtgactacaagttgcctgaggccccacacacttcgtttggccctgcacctccagtggagacgcacacagttgttcttgagaacaacatgacgaactacgaggttgtatcttactggaccaccaccaacgagtttggtgggttgatcaccacgagcagcaccagcacgtacagcgctccacctttgactgtgaccgccactactgcgtctgactatgttgagagcgactggatctcattcttcatcacagttgatgagaagggagacattgttaccagcagcactctgttcaatgccactcgtgactacaagttgcctgaggccccacacacttcgtttggccctgcacctccagtggagacgcacacagttgttcttgagaacaacatgacgaactacgaggttgtatcttactggaccaccaccaacgagtttggtgggttgatcaccacgagcagcaccagcacgtacagcgctccacctttgactgtgaccgccactactgcgtctgactatgttgagagcgactggatctcattcttcatcacagttgatgagaagggagacattgttaccagcagcactctgttcaatgccactcgtgactacaagttgcctgaggccccacacacttcgtttggccctgcacctccagtggagacgcacacagttgttcttgagaacaacatgacgaactacgaggttgtatcttactggaccaccaccaacgagtttggtgggttgatcaccacgagcagcaccagcacgtacagcgctccacctttgactgtgaccgccactactgcgtctgactatgttgagagcgactggatctcattcttcatcacagttgatgagaagggagacattgttaccagcagcactctgttcaatgccactcgtgactacaagttgcctgaggccccacacacttcgtttggccctgcacctccagtggagacgcacacagttgttcttgagaacaacatgacgaactacgaggttgtatcttactggaccaccaccaacgagtttggtgggttgatcaccacgagcagcaccagcacgtacagcgctccacctttgactgtgaccgccactactgcgtctgactatgttgagagcgactggatctcattcttcatcacagttgatgagaagggagacattgttaccagcagcactctgttcaatgccactcgtgactacaagttgcctgaggccccacacacttcgtttggccctgcacctccagtggagacgcacacagttgttcttgagaacaacatgacgaactacgaggttgtatcttactggaccaccaccaacgagtttggtgggttgatcaccacgagcagcaccagcacgtacagcgctccacctttgactgtgaccgccactactgcgtctgactatgttgagagcgactggatctcattcttcatcacagttgatgagaagggagacattgttaccagcagcactctgttcaatgccactcgtgactacaagttgcctgaggccccacacacttcgtttggccctgcacctccagtggagacgcacacagttgttcttgagaacaacatgacgaactacgaggttgtatcttactggaccaccaccaacgagtttggtgggttgatcaccacgagcagcaccagcacgtacagcgctccacctttgactgtgaccgccactactgcgcctgactatgttgagagcgactggatctcattcttcatcacagttgatgagaagggagacattgttaccagcagcactctgttcaatgccactcgtgactacaagttgcctgaggccccacacacttcgtttggccctgcacctccagtggagacgcacacagttgttcttgagaacaacatgacgaactacgaggttgtatcttactggaccaccaccaacgagtttggtgggttgatcaccacgagcagcaccagcacgtacagcgctccacctttgactgtgaccgccactactgcgtctgactatgttgagagcgactggatctcattcttcatcacagttgatgagaagggagacattgttaccagcagcactctgttcaatgccactcgtgactacaagttgcctgaggccccacacacttcgtttggccctgcacctccagtggagacgcacacagttgttcttgagaacaacatgacgaactacgaggttgtatcttactggaccaccaccaacgagtttggtgggttgatcaccacgagcagcaccagcacgtacagcgctccacctttgactgtgaccgccactactgcgtctgactatgttgagagcgactggatctcattcttcatcacagttgatgagaagggagacattgttaccagcagcactctgttcaatgccactcgtgactacaagttgcctgaggccccacacacttcgtttggccctgcacctccagtggagacgcacacagttgttcttgagaacaacatgacgaactacgaggttgtatcttactggaccaccaccaacgagtttggtgggttgatcaccacgagcagcaccagcacgtacagcgctccacctttgactgtgaccgccactactgcgtctgactatgttgagagcgactggatctcattcttcatcacagttgatgagaagggagacattgttaccagcagcactctgttcaatgccactcgtgactacaagttgcctgaggccccacacacttcgtttggccctgcacctccagtggagacgcacacagttgttcttgagaacaacatgacgaactacgaggttgtatcttactggaccaccaccaacgagtttggtgggttgatcaccacgagcagcaccagcacgtacagcgctccacctttgactgtgaccgccactactgcgtctgactatgttgagagcgactggatctcattcttcatcacagttgatgagaagggagacattgttaccagcagcactctgttcaatgccactcgtgactacaagttgcctgaggccccacacacttcgtttggccctgcacctccagtggagacgcacacagttgttcttgagaacaacatgacgaactacgaggttgtatcttactggaccaccaccaacgagtttggtgggttgatcaccacgagcagcaccagcacgtacagcgctccacctttgactgtgaccgccactactgcgtctgactatgttgagagcgactggatctcattcttcatcacagttgatgagaagggagacattgttaccagcagcactctgttcaatgccactcgtgactacaagttgcctgaggccccacacacttcgtttggccctgcacctccagtggagacgcacacagttgttcttgagaacaacatgacgaactacgaggttgtatcttactggaccaccaccaacgagtttggtgggttgatcaccacgagcagcaccagcacgtacagcgctccacctttgactgtgaccgccactactgcgtctgactatgttgagagcgactggatctcattcttcatcacagttgatgagaagggagacattgttaccagcagcactctgttcaatgccactcgtgactacaagttgcctgaggccccacacacttcgtttggccctgcacctccagtggagacgcacacagttgttcttgagaacaacatgacgaactacgaggttgtatcttactggaccaccaccaacgagtttggtgggttgatcaccacgagcagcaccagcacgtacagcgctccacctttgactgtgaccgccactactgcgcctgactatgttgagagcgactggatctcattcttcatcacagttgatgagaagggagacattgttaccagcagcactctgttcaatgccactcgtgactacaagttgcctgaggccccacacacttcgtttggccctgcacctccagtggagacgcacacagttgttcttgagaacaacatgacgaactacgaggttgtatcttactggaccaccaccaacgagtttggtgggttgatcaccacgagcagcaccagcacgtacagcgctccacctttgactgtgaccgccactactgcgtctgactatgttgagagcgactggatctcattcttcatcacagttgatgagaagggagacattgttaccagcagcactctgttcaatgccactcgtgactacaagttgcctgaggccccacacacttcgtttggccctgcacctccagtggagacgcacacagttgttcttgagaacaacatgacgaactacgaggttgtatcttactggaccaccaccaacgagtttggtgggttgatcaccacgagcagcaccagcacgtacagcgctccacctttgactgtgaccgccactactgcgtctgactatgttgagagcgactggatctcattcttcatcacagttgatgagaagggagacattgttaccagcagcactctgttcaatgccactcgtgactacaagttgcctgaggccccacacacttcgtttggccctgcacctccagtggagacgcacacagttgttcttgagaacaacatgacgaactacgaggttgtatcttactggaccaccaccaacgagtttggtgggttgatcaccacgagcagcaccagcacgtacagcgctccacctttgactgtgaccgccactactgcgtctgactatgttgagagcgactggatctcattcttcatcacagttgatgagaagggagacattgttaccagcagcactctgttcaatgccactcgtgactacaagttgcctgaggccccacacacttcgtttggccctgcacctccagtggagacgcacacagttgttcttgagaacaacatgacgaactacgaggttgtatcttactggaccaccaccaacgagtttggtgggttgatcaccacgagcagcaccagcacgtacagcgctccacctttgactgtgaccgccactactgcgtctgactatgttgagagcgactggatctcattcttcatcacagttgatgagaagggagacattgttaccagcagcactctgttcaatgccactcgtgactacaagttgcctgaggccccacacacttcgtttggccctgcacctccagtggagacgcacacagttgttcttgagaacaacatgacgaactacgaggttgtatcttactggaccaccaccaacgagtttggtgggttgatcaccacgagcagcaccagcacgtacagcgctccacctttgactgtgaccgccactactgcgtctgactatgttgagagcgactggatctcattcttcatcacagttgatgagaagggagacattgttaccagcagcactctgttcaatgccactcgtgactacaagttgcctgaggccccacacacttcgtttggccctgcacctccagtggagacgcacacagttgttcttgagaacaacatgacgaactacgaggttgtatcttactggaccaccaccaacgagtttggtgggttgatcaccacgagcagcaccagcacgtacagcgctccacctttgactgtgaccgccactactgcgtctgactatgttgagagcgactggatctcattcttcatcacagttgatgagaagggagacattgttaccagcagcactctgttcaatgccactcgtgactacaagttgcctgaggccccacacacttcgtttggccctgcacctccagtggagacgcacacagttgttcttgagaacaacatgacgaactacgaggttgtatcttactggaccaccaccaacgagtttggtgggttgatcaccacgagcagcaccagcacgtacagcgctccacctttgactgtgaccgccactactgcgtccgactatgttgagagcgactggatctcattcttcatcacagttgatgagaagggagacattgttaccagcagcactctgttcaatgccactcgtgactacaaaTTGCCTGACGCTCCATATACATTTTTAGGTGATCATACTACTGTCATCACTTCGGGTGGTAAGCCAACCACTGTAGTTGTTTCacacatcaccactactgACAGCAATGGCCACTCAACTGTAATTGAAACGACGTTGCCAGTTGGAAGTGGATCCAATGATCACACCACTGTCATCACTTCTGGTGGTAAGCCAACCACTGTAGTTGTTTCacacatcaccactactgACAGCAATGGCCACTCAACTGTAATTGAAACGACGTTGCCAGTTGGAAGTGGATCCATTGATCACACCACTGTCATCACTTCTGGTGGTAAGCCAACCACTGTAGTTGTTTCacacatcaccactactgATAGCAATGGAAATACTGTCACTATTCAACAATACCCAACTTTAGGCGAACCAAGTACTTCTAATAGACCAACTAATGTAGCTCAACCACAACCTGCAGCAGGAAATAGTGCTAGacattcttcatcatctaatgatttaaattcttcatcatccaGCAGAAGCACCACGACACTAGAAGGCAATTCCATCATACCATCTGCCAGtcaatcaattttttcaggGGCGCCTGGCCATACCAACAGTATATCTGACACATATAAGGGCTCCGCCTCACAAATCTCTATGAAATGGGGTTCTCTATCAATGGTTCTCATAATGTTAATTTTGAACATCTAG